In Vespa velutina chromosome 1, iVesVel2.1, whole genome shotgun sequence, the following proteins share a genomic window:
- the LOC124952980 gene encoding uncharacterized protein LOC124952980 isoform X4: protein MKKKGYNVSANQCRSRMKQVLICYREAKKAGTRADVEQYYELIDKVSKSKRLENNIDSGIDTVDIATNIKSLSKDIKSSKNLQMRHKFQEPVQSFLRTEALSPTWTIGREYEYPDSPESNETIIARPYGVLSPTRDVAVNTSMQERKTKDQCISAPIEEPIHEECKQNIFSSYPFGDIPYQNSVQNVQNQIIQENMQQNQNFLQNHIWNQMQQQNMFVPGLSFQNNINQERIPHFINDAAHTATLPIINSNILRQHNQLHQTIMTNNRAMPQEPQKIIYGQNVASGINRRYQDTVPISATIDAKQYGSPNYSLDVTPNLNVAFCQTENETKLHNLNETYNRSLQIDNFTQANPEISVVTNNATYNDDNLLLDCSIDSLTPSENDNKLKDTAVNTENMPNIPLRKKKAQKLEQLVFSAINTQNDVVNKILAAQNDMVSKFLDIDRDRQSRLESRLDHLLNVVHAKVLNKNADEEQQNQLSSKEPAIISLDPPPKPGVVPPKLDLVPPKPCRVPCTIPSSNIELINKNPILTRPGIVSPITSPSKKPGTIWSKLGPVSQSPFVKAQQRLGLQPVFNAETRTQSSAERRIAKEVGNMKFDINTLIIETTKFLEIEKQIEEKVESARLQQSMRQSLNARRKLFTQREPTAAMILTAAFLETERQTSEPFTSRFNSANSNKSNFKKIINDNLLAGQGEHYEYLRQLNQSNIQPCYIPCDTSTPAKLVTHAINSEEPHKVVPKQTIQQLAQLVMNSTRWRNLPAQSKQFMEQERNQNVYTAPKTNVQLPSEIKEEKLDVRRGCPSDHNKIYSTEPVSEEPNIYKSSLHIEPAPQKSAIPMVFTTSILNKEISKDKPNEVVKDTKSIEFLDNIIDYKQQNVRFMDEALAELQRMYIEQNNNGLKKTTEISPFSTNNDNFNGYNQNMIERYIREIIPRKQFGNLKDKEIDSDEDEFLDTTGSMPPVIKRRESLTSTGTTSTETAHSIKTNKLTPAHCTIS, encoded by the exons atgaaaaaaaaaggatataatgtTTCGGCAAATCAATGTCGTTCAAGAATGAAACAAGTATTAATATGTTATCGTGAAGCCAAAAAAGCAGGTACTCGTGCTGATGTAGAACAATATTATGAGTTAATTGACAAAGTTTCCAAAAGCAAACGCTTAGAGAACAATATTGATAGCGGAATTGATACAGTGG atattgcaacaaatataaaatctctTTCAAAGGATATAAAATCATCTAAAAACCTACAAATGCGGCATAAGTTCCAAGAGCCAGTACAATCTTTTCTTCGTACAGAAGCTCTCTCTCCAACATGGACAATTGGCC GTGAATATGAATATCCTGATTCTCCAGAATCAAATGAAACTATCATAGCTCGTCCCTACGGTGTCCTTTCTCCTACAAGAGATGTTGCTGTTAATACTTCtatgcaagaaagaaaaacaaaggatcAATGCATTTCTGCTCCTATAGAAGAGCCAATCCATGAAGAATGTAAACAAAACATATTTTCTAGTTATCCATTTGGGGATATTCCATATCAAAATAGTGTACAGAATGtgcaaaatcaaataatacaagaaaatatgcaacaaaatcaaaatttcCTACAAAACCATATATGGAATCAAATGCAGCAACAAAATATGTTTGTTCCTGGTTTaagttttcaaaataatataaatcaagaAAGAATTCCACACTTTATTAATGATGCAGCACACACTGCTACTTTACCtattataaattctaatattttaaggCAACATAACCAGTTACATCAAACTATAATGACAAATAACAGAGCAATGCCACAAGAAccacaaaaaattatttatggaCAAAATGTAGCATCAGGTATTAACAGACGTTATCAAGATACTGTTCCAATATCTGCTACAATAGATGCAAAACAATATGGATCTCCTAATTATTCATTAGATGTAACACCAAATTTAAATGTAGCTTTCTGTCAAAcagaaaacgaaacaaaattgCATAATTTAAATGAGACATATAATCGTTCATTACAAATAGATAATTTTACTCAAGCAAATCCTGAAATTTCAGTAGTAACAAATAATGCAActtataatgatgataacctTTTATTGGATTGCTCAATAGACTCACTTACTCCATcggaaaatgataataaattaaaagatacaGCTGTAAATACAGAGAATATGCCAAACATTCCactgagaaaaaagaaggcaCAGAAGTTGGAGCAACTTGTATTTAGTGCAATTAATACCCAAAATGATGTTGTTAATAAg ATACTTGCAGCACAAAATGATATGGTATCTAAATttttagatatagatagagatcGACAAAGTAGACTAGAAAGTCGTTtagatcatttattaaatgttgTTCATGCTAAAGTTCTTAATAAGAATGCAGACGAAGAACAACAAAATCAACTATCTTCTAAAGAACCAGCTATAATATCTTTAGATCCACCACCAAAACCAGGAGTGGTTCCTCCAAAATTGGATTTAGTTCCTCCAAAACCATGTCGTGTACCTTGTACAATACCAAGCTCTAATATAGAACTGATCAATAAGAATCCTATATTGACAAGACCTGGTATTGTTTCACCAATTACCAGTCCATCAAAAAAACCGGGCACAATTTGGTCAAAATTGGGGCCTGTATCGCAATCTCCATTTGTCAAAGCTCAACAAAGATTGGGACTGCAACCTGTCTTCAATGCAGAAACACGAACACAATCTTCGGCAGAGAGACGTATTGCTAAAGAAGTTGGAAACatgaaatttgatataaatacattaataattgaaacgactaaatttttagaaatagaaaaacaaattgaagAGAAAGTTGAGAGTGCAAGACTTCAGCAAAGCATGAGACAAAGTTTAAATGCAcggagaaaattatttacacaAAGAGAGCCTACAGCAGCAATGATACTTACAGCTGCTTTCTTAGAAACAGAACGACAAACGTCAGAACCATTTACAAGTCGTTTTAACTCtgcaaattcaaataaaagtaacttcaaaaaaataataaatgataatttactTGCTGGCCAAGGTGaacattatgaatatttacgACAGTTGAATCAATCAAATATTCAACCATGTTACATACCATGTGATACATCTACACCAGCTAAATTAGTAACACATGCTATAAATTCGGAAGAGCCTCATAAAGTAGTACCCAAACAAACAATTCAGCAATTAGCTCAACTTGTAATGAATAGCACAAGATGGAGGAATCTTCCTGCTCAGAGTAAACAATTCAtggaacaagaaagaaatcagAATGTTTATACTGCTCCGAAAACAAATGTTCAGTTACCTtcagaaataaaggaagaaaaactaGATGTTCGTAGAGGATGTCCAAGTGAccataacaaaatttattctacTGAACCAGTAAGTGAAGAACCCAATATATACAAGTCCTCATTGCATATTGAACCAGCACCACAAAAGTCTGCCATTCCTATGGTTTTTACTActtctatattaaataaagaaatatcaaaagatAAGCCTAATGAGGTAGTAAAAGATACTAAATCTATAGAATTTCttgataatataatcgattataaacaGCAAAATGTGCGTTTTATGGACGAGGCTTTAGCAGAACTTCAAAGAATGTACATTgaacaaaataataacggaCTAAAGAAAACAACTGAAATTTCACCATTTTCAACAAACAATGATAATTTCAATGGCTACAATCAAAATATGATCGAACGATATATACGTGAAATAATACCGAGAAAACAGTTTGGAAAtcttaaagataaagagattgATTCGGATGAGGATGAATTTTTAGATACTACAGGAAGCATGCCTCCAGTAATTAAACGCAGAGAATCTTTAACTTCAACAGGTACAACATCAACAGAGACTGCTCATTCAatcaaaacaaacaaattaacTCCTGCACATTGTACAATTAGTTAA